Proteins co-encoded in one Pseudomonas beijingensis genomic window:
- the tesB gene encoding acyl-CoA thioesterase II yields MSHVLEDLVDLLTLEPIEENLFRGRSQDLGFRQLFGGQVLGQSLSAASQTVEEARHVHSMHGYFLRPGDAALPVVYQVDRVRDGGSFSTRRVTAIQKGNPIFTCSASFQYDEQGFEHQSTMPQVVGPENLPSELELTQQRAHLLPEHMREKLLCPKPIEVRPVTEKDPYNPQPADPVKYVWFRADGALADSPALHKYLLAYASDFGLLTTSMLPHGKSVWQKDMQVASLDHALWFHADLRADDWLLYAMDSPWAGNSRGFSRGSVFNRAGQLVASVTQEGLIRHRKDWA; encoded by the coding sequence ATGAGCCACGTGTTGGAAGATCTGGTCGACCTGCTGACCCTGGAACCGATCGAAGAGAACCTGTTTCGCGGTCGCAGCCAGGATTTGGGGTTTCGCCAGTTGTTCGGCGGCCAGGTATTGGGCCAGTCGTTGTCGGCGGCCAGCCAGACCGTGGAAGAGGCGCGCCATGTGCATTCGATGCACGGTTATTTCCTGCGTCCGGGCGATGCCGCGCTGCCTGTGGTCTACCAGGTGGACCGGGTGCGTGACGGCGGCAGTTTCAGCACCCGCCGGGTGACGGCGATCCAGAAGGGCAACCCGATTTTCACCTGCAGTGCGTCGTTCCAGTACGACGAACAGGGTTTTGAGCACCAGAGCACCATGCCGCAGGTTGTCGGCCCGGAAAACCTGCCGTCCGAACTGGAGCTGACCCAGCAGCGCGCGCACCTGCTGCCCGAGCACATGCGTGAAAAACTGCTGTGCCCCAAGCCGATCGAGGTGCGCCCGGTCACCGAAAAAGACCCTTACAACCCGCAGCCGGCCGACCCGGTGAAATACGTGTGGTTCCGTGCCGATGGCGCCTTGGCGGATTCGCCGGCCTTGCACAAATACCTGCTGGCCTATGCGTCGGACTTCGGTCTATTGACCACCTCGATGTTGCCCCACGGTAAATCGGTCTGGCAGAAAGACATGCAGGTCGCCAGCCTCGACCACGCCTTGTGGTTCCATGCCGACCTGCGCGCCGATGACTGGTTGCTCTACGCCATGGACAGCCCGTGGGCCGGCAATTCCCGTGGTTTTTCCCGTGGCAGCGTGTTCAACCGCGCCGGGCAACTGGTGGCCTCGGTCACCCAGGAAGGCCTGATTCGTCACCGCAAGGACTGGGCATGA
- the yedA gene encoding drug/metabolite exporter YedA codes for MPGPRRFPLPLIAAFFALYVIWGSTYLVIRIGVEHWPPLLLAGIRFVLAGSLMYGFLRWRGAPAPTWAQWKAGAIIGVLLLSFGNGAVSVAEHTGVASGVAALAVATVPLFTLLCGYFWGARNTRLEWAGIALGLIGIAMLNLGSNLQSSPLGATLLVFAAASWAFGSVLSKHLPLPAGAMASAVEMLVGGVVLLIGSVASGEHLESMPPLEGWLALAYLTCFGSIIAFNAYMYLLKHVRPAAATSYAYVNPAVAVLLGIVFAGETIGFEEALAMLVIIGAVVLIGLPQWRKPKPAPAAT; via the coding sequence ATGCCTGGCCCACGCCGTTTCCCCCTGCCATTGATCGCTGCCTTCTTTGCCTTGTATGTCATCTGGGGCTCGACTTACCTGGTGATTCGCATCGGCGTGGAACATTGGCCGCCTTTGCTGCTGGCCGGGATTCGTTTTGTGCTGGCCGGTTCGCTGATGTACGGCTTCCTGCGCTGGCGCGGGGCACCGGCACCGACCTGGGCACAATGGAAGGCCGGGGCCATCATTGGCGTGCTGTTGCTCAGTTTCGGCAACGGCGCGGTCAGTGTTGCCGAGCACACGGGCGTGGCGTCCGGGGTCGCGGCGTTGGCCGTGGCGACGGTGCCTTTGTTTACCTTGCTGTGCGGCTATTTCTGGGGCGCGCGTAATACCCGTCTGGAATGGGCGGGGATTGCGCTGGGCTTGATCGGCATCGCCATGCTCAACCTCGGTTCCAACCTGCAGTCCAGCCCGTTGGGGGCGACGTTGCTGGTGTTTGCGGCGGCCTCTTGGGCGTTCGGTTCGGTGCTGAGCAAACACCTGCCGTTGCCAGCGGGGGCGATGGCTAGCGCCGTGGAAATGCTGGTGGGCGGTGTGGTGCTGTTGATCGGCAGCGTGGCCAGCGGCGAACACCTGGAGAGCATGCCGCCGCTGGAAGGCTGGCTCGCCTTGGCTTACCTGACTTGCTTCGGTTCGATCATCGCCTTCAATGCCTACATGTACCTGCTCAAGCACGTGCGTCCGGCGGCGGCCACCAGCTATGCCTACGTCAACCCGGCCGTGGCGGTGTTGCTGGGCATTGTATTCGCCGGTGAAACCATCGGATTCGAGGAGGCCTTGGCGATGTTGGTGATCATCGGTGCGGTGGTATTGATCGGCTTGCCGCAGTGGCGCAAACCCAAGCCTGCGCCGGCCGCCACCTGA
- a CDS encoding 3'-5' exonuclease, producing MERIAVIDFETTGITPSSGCRATEIAVVMLEQGRIVDRYQSLMNAGVRVPAFIEQLTGISNAMLRSAPSAEKVMNEVNEFVGITPLLAHNAAFDQKFWDFELGRIKRTRLQNFACSLLLARRLMPAAPNHKLGTLNTFAGLPHTGQAHRAMADAEMAANLTAHLASELRQKHGLRELSHDLLCSLQKVPAAKINEHLKRHRGF from the coding sequence TTGGAACGCATCGCAGTCATCGACTTTGAAACCACCGGGATCACCCCGAGCAGCGGTTGCCGGGCGACTGAAATCGCGGTGGTGATGCTCGAGCAAGGCCGGATCGTCGACCGCTACCAGAGCCTGATGAATGCCGGCGTCCGGGTGCCGGCCTTCATCGAGCAACTGACCGGCATCAGCAACGCGATGCTGCGCAGCGCACCGTCGGCGGAAAAGGTCATGAACGAGGTCAACGAGTTCGTCGGCATCACGCCGCTGCTGGCCCACAACGCCGCGTTCGACCAGAAGTTCTGGGATTTCGAGCTGGGACGCATCAAGCGCACCCGCCTGCAGAATTTTGCCTGCTCCCTGTTGCTGGCCCGGCGCTTGATGCCGGCGGCACCGAACCACAAGCTCGGCACGCTCAACACGTTCGCCGGCTTGCCCCACACCGGCCAGGCTCACCGGGCCATGGCCGACGCCGAAATGGCCGCCAACCTCACCGCGCACCTGGCTTCGGAACTGCGGCAAAAGCATGGGCTGCGGGAGTTGTCCCATGATTTGCTGTGCAGTTTGCAAAAAGTGCCGGCGGCGAAGATCAACGAGCATCTCAAGCGGCATCGCGGGTTCTAA
- a CDS encoding DEAD/DEAH box helicase: MTFATLGLIEPLLRALETLGYQTPTPVQAQAMPAVLAGRDLMAAAQTGTGKTAGFAVPLLQLLTTEGPKVAANSVRALILVPTRELAEQVHESVRQYAQNLPLSTYAVYGGVSINPQMMKLRKGVDLLVATPGRLLDLFRQNALKFNQLQTLVLDEADRMLDLGFSEELAHIYKALPKKRQTLLFSATFSDAIRLLAGQMLNDPLSIEVSPRNVAANTVKQWVVTVDKKRKPELFVHLMRKNKWKQVLVFAKTRNGVDALVEKLQGLGVNADGIHGDKPQATRQRALDRFKASEVQILVATDVAARGLDIEDLPLVVNFDLPIVAEDYIHRIGRTGRAGSTGEAISLVCADEVNLLSAIEMLTRQTLTRQMEQDFEPEHRVPDTDASGQVIKKPKKPKKPKTSGGGGKRNLGKWVDSGDAAPVEPSVKPVRKVPVFNTGPRKRKP, from the coding sequence ATGACTTTCGCCACCCTTGGCCTGATCGAACCCTTGCTGCGCGCCCTCGAGACGCTCGGCTACCAGACCCCGACGCCGGTTCAGGCCCAAGCCATGCCGGCGGTGCTCGCCGGTCGCGACCTGATGGCCGCGGCCCAGACCGGCACCGGCAAGACCGCCGGTTTTGCGGTGCCGCTGTTGCAGTTGCTGACCACCGAAGGGCCGAAGGTCGCCGCCAACTCGGTGCGGGCGTTGATCCTGGTGCCGACCCGTGAACTGGCTGAGCAGGTCCATGAAAGCGTTCGTCAATACGCGCAAAACCTGCCGCTGAGCACCTACGCCGTGTACGGCGGCGTGAGCATCAACCCGCAGATGATGAAGCTGCGCAAAGGCGTCGACCTGCTCGTCGCCACGCCGGGTCGCTTGCTCGACTTGTTCCGCCAGAACGCGCTGAAGTTCAATCAACTGCAGACCCTGGTGCTGGACGAAGCCGACCGCATGCTCGACCTGGGCTTCTCCGAGGAGCTGGCGCATATCTACAAGGCCCTGCCGAAGAAGCGCCAGACGCTGCTTTTCTCTGCGACCTTTTCCGATGCGATCCGCCTGCTGGCCGGGCAGATGCTCAACGATCCGCTGAGCATTGAAGTGAGCCCGCGCAACGTGGCCGCCAACACCGTCAAGCAGTGGGTGGTGACGGTGGACAAGAAGCGCAAGCCGGAATTGTTCGTGCACCTGATGCGCAAGAACAAGTGGAAGCAGGTGCTGGTCTTTGCCAAGACCCGCAACGGCGTCGATGCGCTGGTGGAAAAACTCCAGGGCCTGGGTGTCAACGCCGACGGTATCCACGGTGACAAACCCCAGGCCACCCGCCAACGTGCGCTGGACCGCTTCAAGGCCAGTGAAGTGCAGATCCTGGTAGCCACCGACGTCGCCGCCCGTGGTTTGGATATCGAGGATTTGCCGCTGGTGGTGAACTTCGACCTGCCGATCGTCGCCGAGGACTACATCCACCGCATCGGCCGTACCGGTCGGGCGGGCTCGACGGGGGAAGCGATCTCCCTGGTCTGCGCCGATGAAGTGAATTTGCTGTCGGCCATCGAGATGTTGACGCGTCAGACGCTGACTCGCCAGATGGAACAGGACTTCGAACCCGAGCATCGGGTACCGGACACCGATGCCAGCGGCCAGGTGATCAAGAAACCGAAAAAGCCGAAGAAACCGAAAACCTCCGGTGGTGGCGGCAAGCGCAACCTGGGCAAGTGGGTGGACAGTGGCGACGCTGCGCCTGTGGAACCTTCGGTCAAGCCTGTGCGAAAAGTGCCGGTGTTCAACACTGGGCCGCGTAAGCGTAAGCCTTGA
- a CDS encoding Lrp/AsnC family transcriptional regulator translates to MDKYDRMLLAALLENGRASYAELARKVNLSAPAVAERVSKLEASGVITGYQAKVDMAKIGLPVQCVIELRMNQHGNQKTYDELCKIPQLTECHRVTGDPCVIMQAAVGSMPELEELINRIAKFGFSKTSIVLSSAIEKRVPLGQLEGNGK, encoded by the coding sequence GTGGATAAATACGACCGCATGCTGCTCGCCGCCCTGCTGGAAAACGGTCGTGCGTCCTACGCCGAATTGGCCCGCAAAGTGAACCTGTCAGCCCCGGCCGTGGCCGAACGAGTGAGCAAACTGGAAGCCAGCGGCGTCATCACCGGTTATCAGGCCAAAGTCGACATGGCGAAGATCGGCCTGCCGGTGCAGTGCGTCATCGAACTGCGAATGAACCAGCACGGCAACCAGAAGACCTACGACGAACTGTGCAAGATCCCACAACTGACCGAATGCCACCGGGTCACCGGCGACCCCTGCGTGATCATGCAGGCGGCGGTTGGCTCGATGCCCGAGCTGGAAGAGCTGATCAACCGCATCGCCAAGTTCGGTTTCAGCAAGACCTCGATCGTGCTGTCCAGCGCTATTGAAAAACGCGTGCCGTTGGGGCAGTTGGAAGGCAACGGTAAGTAA
- a CDS encoding GNAT family N-acetyltransferase, with translation MEPILELESARLLLRQWRDDDLPEFAAMCADPQVMRYFPARLSRLESAALIGRVRGHFAEHGFGLWALERKDTGAFIGFTGLGVVGFDAPFTPAIEIGWRLAREHWGLGYASEAAWTALRCAFDQLTLEEVVAFTAVDNLPSQKVMQAIGMQHDPADDFEHPTLAVGHPLRHHVLYRINREQWLQTLHG, from the coding sequence ATGGAGCCGATACTGGAACTGGAAAGCGCACGGTTGCTCTTGCGGCAGTGGCGCGATGATGACTTGCCGGAATTTGCCGCCATGTGCGCCGATCCGCAGGTGATGCGGTATTTCCCGGCGCGCCTGAGCCGCCTGGAAAGCGCCGCCCTGATCGGTCGCGTGCGTGGGCATTTCGCCGAGCATGGTTTTGGTTTGTGGGCGCTGGAACGCAAGGACACCGGGGCCTTCATTGGCTTTACCGGGCTCGGTGTGGTCGGGTTCGACGCGCCGTTCACGCCGGCCATCGAGATCGGCTGGCGCCTGGCCCGGGAGCACTGGGGCCTGGGGTATGCCAGCGAAGCGGCGTGGACCGCGCTGCGTTGTGCCTTCGACCAGTTGACGCTGGAAGAAGTGGTGGCGTTCACCGCCGTCGATAACCTGCCCTCGCAAAAGGTCATGCAGGCCATTGGCATGCAGCATGACCCGGCGGACGACTTCGAGCACCCGACACTCGCCGTCGGTCATCCTTTGCGTCACCATGTGCTCTATCGCATCAATCGTGAGCAGTGGTTGCAGACCCTGCACGGTTAG
- a CDS encoding histone deacetylase family protein codes for MPLPLIYHEDYSPEFPAEHRFPMDKFRLLRDHLVDSGLTRDADLLRPSLCPPDILALAHDRGYIERYMGGELSREDQRRLGLPWSEALARRTVRAVGGSLLAAEQALEHGLACHLAGGTHHAHYDHPAGFCIFNDLAVISRYFLASGRVSRVLIFDCDVHQGDGTARILHDTPDAVTVSLHCEKNFPARKAQSDWDIPLPMGMGDAAYLNVVDDALNYLLPLYQPDLVLYDAGVDVHKDDALGYLKLTDEGLAARDESVMRHCLGRDIPVVGVIGGGYSKDRQALARRHGILHHSAQRVWTSSGCH; via the coding sequence ATGCCGCTACCGCTGATCTATCACGAAGACTACAGCCCCGAATTCCCGGCGGAACATCGTTTCCCCATGGACAAGTTTCGCCTGCTGCGCGATCACCTGGTGGACAGCGGCCTGACCCGCGACGCGGACCTGTTGCGCCCATCGCTGTGCCCGCCGGACATTCTCGCCCTGGCCCACGACCGTGGGTATATCGAACGCTACATGGGCGGCGAGTTGTCCCGCGAAGACCAACGGCGACTGGGTCTGCCCTGGAGCGAGGCCCTGGCCCGCCGAACGGTACGCGCCGTGGGCGGTTCGCTCCTGGCCGCCGAACAAGCCCTCGAACACGGACTGGCCTGCCACTTGGCCGGCGGCACCCATCACGCCCACTACGACCACCCGGCCGGGTTCTGCATTTTCAACGACCTGGCGGTGATCAGCCGCTATTTCCTGGCCAGCGGTCGGGTCTCGCGAGTGCTGATTTTCGATTGCGATGTGCATCAGGGCGACGGTACCGCCCGAATACTCCATGACACCCCGGACGCCGTGACAGTTTCCTTGCACTGCGAAAAGAATTTTCCCGCACGCAAAGCGCAAAGCGACTGGGACATCCCGCTGCCGATGGGCATGGGCGACGCCGCTTACTTGAACGTGGTGGACGATGCGCTCAACTACCTGCTGCCGCTCTACCAGCCGGACCTGGTGCTGTATGACGCCGGCGTCGACGTGCACAAGGACGACGCCCTCGGTTATCTGAAGCTGACGGACGAAGGCCTCGCCGCCCGGGACGAGAGCGTCATGCGCCATTGCCTGGGACGCGACATCCCGGTGGTCGGCGTGATCGGCGGAGGCTACAGCAAGGACCGCCAGGCCCTGGCCCGCCGCCACGGGATCCTGCACCACAGCGCACAAAGGGTCTGGACGTCATCAGGTTGTCATTGA
- a CDS encoding HAD family hydrolase, whose product MSLSEVRHWVFDMDGTLTIAVHDFAAIRVALAIPAEDDILTHLAGLPAEEAAAKHAWLLEHERDLALGSKPAPGAVELVRELAGRGYRLGILTRNARELAHVTLEAIGLADCFAVEDVLGRDEAPPKPHPGGLLRLAEAWNVAPDTMVMVGDYRFDLDCGRAAGSRTVLVNLPDNPWPELTDWHARDCVELRRMLFA is encoded by the coding sequence ATGAGCCTGTCCGAGGTTCGGCACTGGGTGTTCGACATGGACGGCACGTTGACGATCGCCGTGCATGACTTCGCGGCGATCCGCGTGGCCCTGGCGATTCCGGCCGAAGATGACATCCTCACTCATCTGGCAGGGTTGCCCGCTGAGGAAGCGGCGGCCAAGCATGCCTGGTTGCTGGAACACGAACGGGACCTGGCGCTGGGCTCCAAGCCTGCGCCTGGCGCGGTCGAATTGGTGCGAGAGCTGGCCGGTCGCGGCTATCGCCTGGGGATCCTGACCCGCAACGCCCGCGAACTGGCCCACGTGACCCTGGAGGCCATTGGCCTGGCGGACTGCTTCGCCGTGGAGGATGTGCTGGGCCGCGACGAGGCCCCGCCCAAGCCACATCCCGGTGGCCTGTTGAGACTGGCCGAGGCCTGGAACGTGGCGCCTGACACGATGGTGATGGTGGGTGACTATCGCTTCGACCTGGACTGCGGTCGTGCTGCAGGGTCGCGGACGGTGTTGGTGAACCTGCCGGACAATCCATGGCCGGAGCTGACGGATTGGCATGCGCGCGATTGTGTCGAGTTGCGGCGGATGCTTTTTGCTTGA
- a CDS encoding alpha/beta hydrolase, with amino-acid sequence MKWGALIGLVLCCTVAQGEEHGVNVVAQGRLQFKGGAMAVAVSPPPASIQRVLIILHGRLRNAETYLHSAEKAAEQAGQQGTTLIIAPQFLNEQDVARHTLPNELLRWRGNDWMAGGLSTGPNPVSSFQVLDDIVARVSDRQQFPEVKEIVIAGHSGGAQVVQRYALLAHGQYRINPRFVIANPSSYAYFDAQRPMAFDPASCPGFNRWKYGLQDLPAYASGQTPARLEENYVKRDIVYLLGQQDTDPEHPALDKGCEAQTQGPYRLLRGHFFFDYLTRRHPEGLNQRLIEVPGVGHNGSGMFNSPEGLKVLFGR; translated from the coding sequence ATGAAGTGGGGGGCGTTGATCGGGCTGGTGCTGTGCTGCACCGTTGCCCAGGGCGAGGAACACGGCGTCAACGTGGTCGCCCAAGGGCGCCTGCAATTCAAGGGCGGCGCCATGGCCGTCGCCGTCAGCCCGCCCCCGGCGTCTATCCAGCGCGTACTGATCATCCTTCATGGTCGGCTGCGCAATGCCGAAACCTACCTGCACAGCGCCGAAAAAGCGGCCGAGCAGGCCGGGCAACAGGGCACGACGCTGATCATCGCCCCACAATTTCTCAACGAGCAGGACGTGGCTCGCCACACATTGCCCAATGAGCTGCTGCGCTGGCGGGGCAATGACTGGATGGCCGGTGGCTTGTCCACGGGGCCCAATCCGGTCAGTTCTTTCCAGGTTCTCGACGACATCGTCGCGCGGGTCAGTGATCGGCAGCAGTTTCCCGAGGTGAAGGAGATCGTCATCGCTGGCCATTCCGGCGGCGCCCAAGTCGTGCAGCGCTATGCCCTGCTCGCCCACGGCCAATACCGGATCAACCCGCGGTTTGTCATCGCCAACCCATCGTCCTATGCCTACTTCGATGCGCAACGGCCCATGGCGTTCGACCCGGCCAGTTGTCCTGGCTTCAACCGCTGGAAATACGGCCTGCAGGACCTGCCCGCCTATGCCAGCGGGCAAACGCCTGCCCGCCTGGAGGAGAACTACGTCAAGCGCGACATCGTTTATCTGCTCGGGCAGCAGGATACCGACCCGGAGCATCCGGCGCTGGACAAGGGTTGTGAAGCGCAAACCCAAGGTCCGTATCGGTTACTGCGCGGGCATTTCTTTTTCGACTACCTGACCCGGCGTCATCCCGAGGGATTGAACCAGCGGCTGATCGAAGTGCCGGGGGTCGGGCACAATGGGAGTGGGATGTTCAATTCGCCGGAGGGGTTAAAGGTATTGTTTGGGCGGTAA
- a CDS encoding DMT family transporter, with protein sequence MTVSTPLSGVNQAFKGIVLILVATFLFSSHDALSKYLSGFYPIIMVVWARYVVHTLLMAGIFLPRSGLRVLRTKRPLWQLARALCLLGTSLFFTTALMFIPLAEATAVNFLAPVLVTALSVPLLGEHVTRGQWIAVIFGFIGVLIIVHPGGDLFTPAVLLPFCSALFFCFYQLLTRKLSEIDSPTTSNFFAGLCNTLVMSALVPFFWQVPSLMHGVMMLALGACGMTAHLMLTQAFRFAAPALLAPFGYCQIVFAGLLGWLLFNHTPTLTTVVGIALICLSGLAAAWQQRRA encoded by the coding sequence ATGACCGTCAGCACACCGCTCTCCGGCGTCAATCAGGCTTTCAAGGGCATCGTGCTTATTCTGGTTGCAACGTTCCTGTTCTCCAGTCATGACGCGTTGTCCAAATATCTGTCGGGTTTTTATCCGATCATCATGGTGGTCTGGGCGCGTTACGTGGTGCACACCTTGTTGATGGCGGGGATCTTCCTGCCGCGTTCGGGGTTGCGGGTTTTGCGTACCAAGCGCCCGTTGTGGCAGTTGGCCCGGGCGTTGTGCCTGCTGGGCACCAGTTTGTTTTTCACCACTGCGTTGATGTTCATCCCACTGGCGGAGGCGACGGCGGTCAACTTCCTTGCGCCCGTGCTGGTGACCGCGTTGTCGGTACCGTTGCTGGGGGAACACGTGACACGCGGTCAATGGATCGCGGTGATCTTCGGTTTTATCGGGGTGTTGATCATCGTCCATCCCGGCGGCGATCTGTTTACCCCGGCGGTGTTGTTGCCATTCTGTTCGGCGCTGTTTTTCTGTTTCTACCAACTGCTCACGCGCAAGCTCAGCGAGATCGACAGCCCGACCACCAGCAATTTCTTCGCCGGCCTGTGCAACACATTGGTGATGAGCGCACTGGTGCCGTTCTTCTGGCAAGTGCCGAGCCTGATGCACGGGGTGATGATGTTGGCGCTGGGGGCCTGCGGGATGACCGCGCACCTGATGCTGACCCAAGCCTTCCGCTTTGCCGCCCCGGCGCTGCTCGCGCCGTTCGGGTATTGCCAGATCGTGTTTGCCGGGCTGCTGGGCTGGTTATTGTTCAACCATACGCCGACGCTGACCACTGTGGTGGGCATCGCGCTGATCTGCTTGAGTGGGTTGGCGGCGGCGTGGCAACAGCGGCGGGCTTAA
- the ypfJ gene encoding KPN_02809 family neutral zinc metallopeptidase encodes MLWKKGRRSDNVVDARGDGGGGGGMRFGGGKGLSLTAIILIVGIGWITGQDPMQILGQLAGQMDQSAPATSQTRQAPPANDEQAEFVRSILGDTEDTWGQVFQQAGRQYQQPKLVLFSGRVNSACGLASSATGPFYCPADRQVYLDMSFFKEMSQRFAAAGDFAQAYVIAHEVGHHVQTLLGVSAKIQEARQQGRQMEGDGGLLVRQELQADCLAGVWANHAQKRLNWLEPGDIEEALTAANAIGDDRLQQQGQGRVVPDSFTHGTSAQRVRWFKTGFAQGQVSQCDTFAAKNL; translated from the coding sequence ATGTTATGGAAAAAAGGTCGCCGCAGTGACAACGTGGTGGACGCCCGTGGTGACGGTGGGGGCGGTGGCGGGATGCGTTTCGGCGGCGGCAAGGGATTGAGCCTGACGGCCATTATCCTGATCGTCGGCATCGGCTGGATCACCGGCCAGGACCCGATGCAGATTCTCGGGCAACTGGCCGGGCAGATGGACCAGTCCGCGCCTGCCACTTCACAAACCCGCCAGGCGCCACCGGCCAACGATGAACAGGCCGAGTTCGTGCGCTCGATCCTCGGCGATACCGAAGACACCTGGGGCCAGGTCTTCCAGCAGGCCGGACGCCAGTACCAGCAACCCAAACTGGTGTTGTTCAGCGGTCGAGTCAACTCGGCCTGCGGCCTGGCCTCCTCGGCGACCGGTCCGTTCTATTGCCCGGCGGACCGGCAGGTCTACCTGGACATGAGTTTCTTCAAGGAAATGTCCCAACGCTTCGCCGCCGCCGGAGACTTCGCCCAAGCCTACGTCATCGCCCACGAAGTCGGTCACCATGTGCAAACGCTGCTCGGCGTGTCGGCGAAAATCCAGGAAGCCCGCCAGCAAGGCCGGCAGATGGAGGGCGACGGCGGCTTGTTGGTACGCCAGGAATTGCAGGCCGATTGCCTGGCCGGGGTCTGGGCCAACCATGCGCAAAAACGCCTGAACTGGCTGGAGCCGGGGGACATCGAGGAAGCCTTGACCGCCGCCAACGCCATCGGTGATGACCGCTTGCAGCAACAAGGCCAGGGCCGCGTCGTGCCGGACTCCTTCACCCATGGCACTTCGGCGCAGCGGGTGCGCTGGTTCAAGACCGGCTTCGCCCAGGGCCAGGTCAGCCAGTGCGACACGTTCGCGGCGAAAAACCTGTAG
- a CDS encoding TIGR03862 family flavoprotein, translating to MTSTAQPSSSNIAIIGGGPAGLMAAEVLSQAGLQVDLYDGMPSVGRKFLLAGVGGMNITHSEAFPAFLSRYAERAPNLAPLLRAFGADELCTWIHGLGIDTFVGSSGRVFPTDMKAAPLLRAWLKRLRDAGVVIHTRHRWLGWNPDGSLRIASPDGEKTLRPKATLLALGGGSWSRLGSDGAWMLPLEQRGVALAPLQPSNCGFEVEAWSDLMISKFAGAPLKNIAMGLNDDVPRLGECVITATGLEGSLVYALSAAIRETINRHGSATLHMDLLPGRPVDKILQALNKPRGSRSMAKHLHSQLGIDGVKAALLRELTPVECFTDPAQLAQAIKALPITLVKPRPLDEAISSAGGVTFEALDERLMLKKVPGVFCAGEMLDWEAPTGGYLLTACFASGRAAGLGMVEWLQRLD from the coding sequence ATGACCTCGACCGCCCAGCCCTCCTCCTCAAACATCGCCATCATCGGCGGCGGCCCCGCCGGCCTGATGGCGGCCGAGGTGTTGAGCCAGGCCGGCCTGCAGGTCGACCTGTACGACGGCATGCCATCGGTGGGCAGGAAATTCCTGCTGGCCGGCGTGGGCGGCATGAACATCACCCACTCCGAAGCCTTCCCGGCCTTCCTGTCCCGCTACGCCGAACGCGCGCCAAACCTCGCACCGCTGTTGCGGGCCTTCGGGGCGGATGAGTTATGCACATGGATCCACGGGTTGGGCATCGACACCTTTGTCGGCAGCTCCGGGCGGGTCTTTCCTACCGACATGAAGGCCGCTCCACTGTTGCGCGCCTGGCTCAAACGCCTGCGCGACGCTGGCGTGGTGATCCACACCCGTCATCGCTGGCTCGGCTGGAATCCCGATGGCAGCTTGCGCATCGCCTCGCCGGACGGTGAAAAAACCTTGCGCCCCAAGGCCACTTTGCTGGCGTTGGGCGGCGGCAGTTGGTCGCGCCTGGGCTCCGACGGCGCCTGGATGCTACCGCTGGAACAACGCGGCGTAGCGCTGGCGCCACTGCAACCGAGCAACTGCGGGTTCGAGGTCGAGGCCTGGAGCGACCTGATGATCAGCAAATTTGCCGGCGCCCCGCTCAAGAACATCGCCATGGGCCTGAACGACGATGTGCCACGCCTCGGCGAATGCGTGATCACCGCCACCGGCCTCGAAGGCAGCCTGGTCTATGCCCTGTCGGCAGCGATTCGCGAAACCATCAACCGACACGGCAGCGCGACCCTTCATATGGACCTGTTGCCGGGCCGGCCTGTGGATAAGATCCTCCAGGCCCTGAACAAACCGCGTGGGTCACGCTCGATGGCCAAGCACTTGCACAGCCAATTGGGGATCGACGGGGTCAAGGCGGCACTGTTGCGCGAGCTCACCCCGGTCGAGTGCTTCACTGACCCGGCACAACTGGCCCAGGCGATCAAAGCCCTGCCGATCACCCTGGTGAAGCCCCGGCCCCTGGACGAAGCCATCAGCAGCGCCGGTGGCGTGACGTTCGAAGCCCTGGATGAACGCCTGATGCTCAAGAAAGTGCCCGGCGTTTTCTGCGCCGGGGAAATGCTCGATTGGGAAGCGCCGACCGGCGGTTACCTGCTCACGGCGTGCTTTGCCAGCGGCCGGGCGGCGGGGTTGGGAATGGTGGAGTGGTTACAGCGTCTGGATTGA